A genomic window from Solanum stenotomum isolate F172 chromosome 10, ASM1918654v1, whole genome shotgun sequence includes:
- the LOC125841251 gene encoding 60S ribosomal protein L7-3-like: protein MGEVVKGAVPVPESVLKKQKRSEEWALAKTQELVAAKKKSAENRKLIYNRAKQYAKEYDQQEKELIRLKREARLKGGFYVDPEAKLLFITRIRGINAMPPQTKKILQLLRLRQIFNGVFLKVNKATVNMLHRVEPYVTYGYPNLKSIRELIYKRGYGKVDKQRIALTDNSVIEQVLGKYGIICMEDLVHEIMTVGPHFKQANNFLWPFQLKAPLGGLKKKRNHYVEGGDAGNRENFINELIRRMN from the exons ATGGGTGAGGTAGTTAAGGGAGCTGTTCCAGTTCCAGAGTCAGTATTGAAGAAGCAAAAAAGGAGTGAGGAATGGGCCCTTGCAAAGACACAAGAGCTTGTAGCTGCAAAGAAGAAAAGTGCTGAGAACCGGAAATTGATCTACAACAGAGCTAAGCAGTATGCTAAGGAGTACGACCAGCAG GAAAAGGAGTTGATCCGTTTGAAGCGTGAGGCTAGATTGAAAGGTGGTTTCTATGTTGACCCTGAAGCAAAGCTGTTGTTTATCACTAGAATCCGTGG GATCAACGCTATGCCTCCACAGACCAAAAAGATATTGCAGCTTCTACGGTTGAGACAG ATCTTTAACGGTGTCTTTTTGAAAGTCAACAAAGCCACTGTCAACATGCTTCACAGGGTTGAACCTTATGTTACCTATGG TTATCCTAACCTAAAAAGTATTAGAGAATTGATCTACAAGAGAGGTTATGGGAAAGTTGACAAGCAGAGAATTGCTTTGACTGACAACTCTGTCATTGAGCAG GTATTGGGCAAGTATGGAATTATCTGCATGGAAGACCTAGTCCATGAGATCATGACCGTTGGACCCCATTTCAAGCAGGCCAACAACTTCCTATGGCCGTTCCAACTTAAGGCACCTTTGGGTGGactgaagaagaaaaggaatcACTATGTTGAAGGAGGTGATGCTGGTAACCGTGAGAACTTTATCAATGAACTTATTAGGAGgatgaactaa